In Microvirgula aerodenitrificans DSM 15089, one DNA window encodes the following:
- a CDS encoding Mth938-like domain-containing protein has translation MKMHLTQGAQNLFTAYGDGFVAINQEQHHQPLLVMADLLTPWPASSFEALTEDDFAALLAHDPEVVVLGTGPRLRFPHPRLTAALTARQIGVEVMDTPAACRTFNILVSEDRRVLAAILL, from the coding sequence ATGAAAATGCATCTGACCCAGGGCGCACAAAACCTGTTCACCGCCTATGGCGACGGCTTTGTCGCCATCAATCAGGAACAGCACCACCAGCCATTGCTGGTCATGGCGGATCTGCTGACGCCATGGCCCGCCTCCTCGTTCGAGGCGCTGACCGAGGACGACTTCGCCGCGCTGCTGGCGCATGACCCGGAAGTCGTGGTGCTGGGTACCGGTCCGCGGCTGCGATTTCCGCATCCGCGCCTGACTGCCGCGCTGACCGCCCGTCAGATCGGCGTCGAGGTCATGGATACCCCCGCCGCCTGCCGGACCTTCAATATTCTGGTCAGCGAGGACCGCCGCGTCCTCGCCGCCATCCTGCTTTAG
- a CDS encoding ComEA family DNA-binding protein, producing the protein MFLRRLLVGILAAFVYIGAAFAAVNVNTASQAELEALNGIGPAKARAILDYRQKNGPFKSVDDLKKVTGIGDKTLESIRKDVSLSGATTLPAAKPGAKPAAPASAKAAPAAKPASAPAAAPAADKATTDKAKKPATKKPAPAGEPAVDKDKTAAKDKAKKPATAPAQ; encoded by the coding sequence ATGTTTCTGCGTCGATTGCTGGTCGGCATCCTTGCCGCCTTTGTCTACATCGGTGCCGCGTTTGCTGCGGTCAACGTCAATACGGCGAGCCAGGCCGAGCTGGAAGCGCTGAACGGCATCGGGCCGGCCAAGGCCAGGGCCATCCTCGATTACCGGCAGAAGAACGGGCCGTTCAAATCGGTCGATGACCTGAAAAAAGTGACCGGTATCGGCGACAAGACGCTGGAAAGCATCCGCAAGGACGTGTCGCTGTCCGGCGCCACCACGCTGCCGGCGGCGAAGCCGGGTGCCAAGCCGGCGGCCCCGGCCAGTGCCAAGGCCGCGCCGGCTGCCAAGCCGGCTTCGGCTCCGGCCGCTGCCCCGGCTGCGGACAAGGCGACGACGGACAAGGCCAAGAAGCCGGCCACCAAAAAACCGGCCCCGGCCGGCGAGCCCGCCGTCGACAAGGACAAGACTGCCGCCAAGGACAAGGCCAAAAAACCGGCCACTGCTCCGGCACAGTAA
- the rpsT gene encoding 30S ribosomal protein S20, with protein sequence MANSAQARKRARQALKARAQNASLRTAYRTAVKKVIKSIEAGDKAAAQAVFQVSGSVMDRIADKGVFHKNKAARQKSRLSSAIKAMAA encoded by the coding sequence ATGGCAAACAGCGCACAAGCTCGCAAGCGCGCCCGCCAGGCCCTGAAGGCCCGCGCGCAGAACGCCAGCCTGCGTACCGCTTATCGCACCGCGGTCAAAAAAGTAATCAAGTCGATCGAAGCAGGCGACAAGGCTGCGGCGCAAGCCGTGTTCCAGGTCTCCGGCAGTGTGATGGATCGCATCGCCGACAAGGGCGTGTTCCACAAGAACAAGGCCGCTCGCCAGAAGAGCCGCCTGTCGTCCGCTATCAAGGCTATGGCTGCCTGA
- a CDS encoding phospholipase A produces MRLPLLLPCMVLAGAAQAAVPLTDALAHCRALGEDAARLTCYDSLTAQPPDPTAPPAERAAQAASAPTTGEVQNSTDTATTPAEPVVAWRTPLTRLWDLDTSDKRGTFTLRAYRPNYVLPVWQNFNPSNRAQSPSQPQTPLFDAVQNTEAKFQISFKTKLWQDMFDTPADLWFGYTQQSHWQVYNKSQSSPFRNTDYEPELMLTVPTSQSLWGWKLAMVGGGLVHQSNGQDDPLSRSWNRIYAMAGLERGPWTVLGRAWYRLPEGGGGDNPDITDYMGHGDVQLIYSRDGSHTFSALGRLNAATGKGMLQLEYSFPIHGRLRGFVQYVNGYGESLIDYNHANSSLGIGLMLTDWLEM; encoded by the coding sequence ATGCGATTGCCTCTCTTGCTGCCCTGTATGGTGCTGGCCGGCGCCGCACAGGCGGCGGTCCCGCTGACCGATGCGCTGGCACACTGTCGCGCGCTCGGCGAGGATGCCGCCCGGCTGACCTGTTATGACAGCCTGACCGCGCAGCCGCCGGACCCGACGGCGCCACCGGCCGAACGTGCGGCCCAGGCTGCCAGCGCTCCGACCACCGGGGAAGTGCAGAACAGCACCGACACGGCGACGACACCCGCAGAGCCGGTCGTCGCCTGGCGCACGCCGCTGACGCGGCTGTGGGATCTCGACACCTCGGACAAGCGGGGCACCTTCACCCTGCGCGCCTACCGGCCCAACTACGTGCTGCCGGTGTGGCAGAACTTCAATCCGAGCAATCGTGCCCAGTCGCCAAGCCAGCCGCAGACGCCGCTGTTCGATGCGGTGCAGAACACCGAAGCCAAGTTCCAGATTTCGTTCAAGACCAAGCTGTGGCAGGACATGTTCGATACCCCGGCCGACCTGTGGTTCGGCTATACCCAGCAATCGCACTGGCAGGTGTACAACAAGTCGCAGTCGTCGCCGTTCCGCAACACCGACTATGAGCCGGAATTGATGCTGACCGTACCGACCAGCCAGTCGCTGTGGGGCTGGAAGCTGGCGATGGTCGGCGGCGGCCTGGTCCACCAGTCGAATGGTCAGGACGACCCGCTGTCGCGCAGCTGGAACCGGATCTACGCCATGGCCGGCCTCGAACGCGGGCCGTGGACGGTGCTCGGTCGCGCCTGGTACCGGCTGCCGGAAGGCGGCGGGGGCGACAACCCGGACATTACCGACTACATGGGGCATGGTGACGTCCAGCTGATCTACAGCCGCGACGGTTCGCACACCTTCTCGGCGCTGGGCCGGCTCAATGCGGCGACCGGCAAGGGCATGCTGCAGCTTGAATACAGCTTTCCGATCCATGGCCGCCTGCGCGGCTTCGTCCAGTACGTGAACGGCTATGGCGAAAGCCTGATTGACTACAACCACGCCAACAGTTCGCTCGGCATCGGCCTGATGCTGACCGACTGGCTGGAGATGTAG
- a CDS encoding pyridoxal phosphate-dependent aminotransferase codes for MKPIHKSSKLLNVCYDIRGPVLDRAKQMEDEGQRIIKLNIGNPAPFGFLAPEEIMQDMARHLPQASGYTDSKGLFAARKAIMHYTQEKLIPAVGVEDIYIGNGVSELIVMSMQALLDAGDEVLLPAPDYPLWTAAVTLSGGNAVHYMCDEQQNWYPDIDDIRRKITPNTRAMVIINPNNPTGAVYPDEVLRELVAVAREHGLILFADEIYDKVLFDGVTHTSIASMAPDLFVVTMNGLSKNYRSAGFRAGWMVVSGDKSMAKDYIEGLNMLASMRLCANAPGQHAIQTALGGYQSIDDLVAPTGRLARQRDLAWRMLNDMPGVSCVKPQGALYMFPKLDRKMYPVEDDQQLILELLNEQRVLLVQGTGFNWHEPDHFRVVFLPNTDDLEEAMGRIGRFLDGYRSRHAIAV; via the coding sequence ATGAAGCCGATCCACAAATCCAGCAAATTGCTCAACGTCTGCTACGACATCCGCGGCCCGGTGCTCGACCGCGCCAAACAGATGGAGGACGAAGGGCAGCGCATCATCAAGCTGAATATCGGCAACCCGGCGCCGTTCGGTTTCCTGGCTCCGGAAGAAATCATGCAGGACATGGCGCGCCACCTGCCGCAGGCCTCCGGCTATACCGATTCCAAGGGCCTGTTCGCCGCGCGCAAGGCGATCATGCACTACACGCAGGAAAAGCTGATTCCGGCCGTGGGCGTCGAAGACATTTATATCGGCAACGGCGTGTCCGAGCTGATCGTGATGTCGATGCAGGCGCTGCTGGATGCCGGCGACGAGGTGCTGCTGCCGGCGCCGGACTACCCGCTGTGGACCGCTGCCGTCACCCTGTCCGGCGGCAATGCCGTGCACTATATGTGTGACGAACAGCAGAACTGGTATCCGGACATCGACGATATCCGGCGCAAGATCACGCCGAATACGCGGGCGATGGTCATCATCAACCCGAACAACCCGACCGGCGCCGTCTATCCGGACGAGGTACTGCGCGAGCTGGTGGCCGTGGCCCGCGAACACGGGCTGATCCTGTTTGCCGACGAAATCTACGACAAGGTGCTGTTCGACGGGGTGACCCACACGTCAATCGCGTCGATGGCGCCGGATCTGTTCGTGGTGACCATGAACGGGCTGTCGAAGAACTACCGCTCCGCCGGTTTCCGTGCCGGCTGGATGGTGGTCAGCGGCGACAAGAGCATGGCGAAGGACTATATCGAGGGGCTGAACATGCTGGCCTCGATGCGGCTGTGCGCCAATGCCCCGGGCCAGCATGCGATCCAGACCGCGCTCGGCGGCTATCAGTCGATCGACGATCTGGTGGCACCGACCGGCCGGCTGGCGCGTCAGCGTGACCTTGCCTGGCGGATGCTGAACGACATGCCGGGCGTCAGTTGCGTCAAGCCGCAGGGCGCGCTGTACATGTTCCCGAAGCTGGATCGCAAGATGTATCCGGTCGAAGACGACCAGCAACTGATTCTGGAACTGCTGAACGAACAGCGCGTGCTGCTGGTGCAGGGCACCGGCTTCAACTGGCATGAGCCGGACCACTTCCGCGTGGTGTTCCTGCCGAACACCGATGACCTTGAAGAAGCCATGGGCCGGATCGGACGCTTCCTTGACGGCTATCGCAGCCGGCACGCGATCGCCGTCTGA
- the murJ gene encoding murein biosynthesis integral membrane protein MurJ → MNLLKALVTVSGMTLVSRILGFIRDAVIARAFGAGFATDAFFVAFKLPNLLRRIFAEGAFSQAFVPVLAEYKQKRGEDDTRVLLANVSGVLAASLLVVTVVGMLAAPWVIWVTAPGFTTDATKFDLTVSMLRVTFPYILLISLASLASSVLNTYNQFSIPAFAPTFLNICFIVFAAFLAPYFHPPVMALAWAVFAGGVVQLGFMLPYLKKLRMLPMPRFGFRDAAVMRIVRQMGPAIFGVSISQISLVINTIFASFLVSGSVSWMYYADRLMEFPTGILGVALGTILLPSLSRHAASDDTATFSRLLDWGIRLSVLLALPSAVALGVLSKPLIATLFMYGKFSPLDADMTQRALIAYSVGLLGLILVKVLAPGFYARQNLKTPVKIAITTLILTQLMNLVFIQSLQHAGLALAIGLGACLNAALLLFQLLRHGIYMPQAGWMSFGLKVVIAVIGMAAVLYGLLQVLPTDWHGHAWQRALWLGVLVVGGAASYFALLFALGFRLRDFVWRERLAA, encoded by the coding sequence ATGAATCTGCTCAAAGCCCTGGTCACCGTCAGCGGGATGACGCTGGTTTCCCGCATACTGGGTTTTATCCGCGATGCCGTCATCGCGCGTGCCTTTGGTGCCGGCTTCGCCACCGACGCCTTCTTCGTCGCCTTCAAGCTGCCCAACCTGTTGCGCCGCATCTTCGCCGAGGGCGCGTTCTCGCAGGCCTTCGTGCCGGTGCTGGCCGAATACAAGCAGAAACGCGGTGAAGACGATACCCGCGTGCTGCTGGCCAACGTCAGCGGTGTGCTGGCCGCCTCGCTGCTGGTGGTGACCGTGGTCGGCATGCTGGCGGCGCCCTGGGTGATCTGGGTGACGGCGCCAGGCTTCACCACCGACGCCACCAAGTTCGACCTGACCGTGTCGATGCTGCGCGTCACCTTTCCCTATATTCTGCTGATCTCGCTGGCCTCGCTGGCCAGCAGCGTGCTCAATACCTATAACCAGTTCTCGATTCCGGCCTTCGCCCCGACCTTCCTGAACATCTGCTTTATCGTGTTCGCCGCTTTCCTGGCGCCGTACTTCCACCCGCCGGTGATGGCGCTGGCGTGGGCGGTATTCGCCGGCGGCGTGGTGCAGCTGGGCTTCATGCTGCCGTACCTGAAAAAGCTGCGCATGCTGCCCATGCCGCGCTTCGGTTTCCGCGACGCCGCAGTGATGCGCATCGTCCGCCAGATGGGCCCGGCGATCTTCGGCGTGTCGATCAGCCAGATCTCGCTGGTCATCAACACCATTTTTGCGTCGTTCCTGGTCTCCGGCAGCGTGTCGTGGATGTACTACGCCGACCGGCTGATGGAATTCCCCACCGGCATTCTCGGCGTCGCACTCGGCACCATCCTGCTGCCGAGCCTGTCCCGCCATGCGGCCAGCGACGATACCGCCACCTTCTCGCGCCTGCTCGACTGGGGCATCCGCCTGTCGGTGCTGCTGGCACTGCCGTCCGCCGTCGCGCTCGGCGTGCTGTCCAAGCCGCTGATCGCCACCCTGTTCATGTACGGCAAGTTCAGCCCGCTGGATGCCGACATGACCCAGCGCGCGCTGATTGCCTACTCGGTGGGCCTGCTCGGGCTGATTCTGGTCAAGGTGCTGGCGCCGGGCTTCTATGCGCGCCAGAACCTGAAGACGCCGGTCAAGATCGCCATCACCACGCTGATCCTGACCCAGTTGATGAACCTGGTCTTCATCCAGTCACTGCAGCATGCCGGGCTGGCGCTGGCCATCGGCCTCGGCGCCTGCCTGAATGCCGCCCTGCTGCTGTTCCAGCTGCTGCGCCACGGCATTTATATGCCGCAGGCCGGCTGGATGTCGTTCGGGCTGAAAGTGGTCATTGCCGTGATCGGCATGGCCGCCGTGCTGTACGGACTGCTGCAGGTGCTGCCGACCGACTGGCACGGCCACGCGTGGCAGCGGGCGCTGTGGCTGGGCGTGCTGGTGGTCGGCGGCGCCGCCAGCTATTTCGCCCTGCTGTTCGCGCTTGGCTTCCGCCTGCGCGACTTTGTCTGGCGCGAACGCCTCGCGGCCTGA
- a CDS encoding NirD/YgiW/YdeI family stress tolerance protein yields MRSLLIAIPLLASAAAWAAPATTGGFVGEPPKPVTVEQARALPDDSPVVLQGRITKRLNHDNYEFQDKTGKITVEIDKHVWAGQTVAPKDQVEISGEVDKDLTSTEIDVKQLRLLH; encoded by the coding sequence ATGCGTTCGCTTCTGATTGCCATCCCCCTGCTTGCCAGCGCCGCAGCCTGGGCCGCGCCCGCCACCACCGGCGGATTCGTTGGAGAACCGCCGAAGCCGGTCACGGTCGAACAGGCCCGTGCCCTGCCCGATGACAGCCCGGTCGTGCTGCAGGGCCGGATCACCAAGCGCCTGAATCACGACAACTACGAGTTCCAGGACAAGACCGGCAAGATCACGGTCGAGATCGACAAGCATGTCTGGGCCGGCCAGACCGTCGCACCGAAGGACCAGGTCGAGATCTCCGGCGAGGTCGACAAGGACCTGACATCGACCGAAATCGACGTCAAGCAGCTGCGCCTGCTGCACTGA
- the ffh gene encoding signal recognition particle protein — MLDNLTNRLSGVIKTLKGHARLTESNISDAMREVRMALLEADVALPVVKTFVAHVKERAMGQDVMGSLTPGQAVVGVVNEELVKLMGETNDALNLAAVPPAIVLMAGLQGAGKTTTTGKLAKLLKEKQKKKVLLVSADVYRPAAIEQLKLLSEQVGVEWFPSDPSQKPVDIAVAAVDHAKRHFFDVLIVDTAGRLAIDEAMMAEIKAVHAAVNPVETLFVVDAMQGQDAVNTAQAFNDTLPLTGVVLTKLDGDSRGGAALSVRHVTGKPIKFIGVGEKLDGLEPFHPDRMASRILGMGDVLSLIEDVQKGIDEQDAAAIARKMKSGKGFDLEDFKSQILTMRKMGGMSSLMEKMPGQIGQMAKGMEGAQAEKSVNRIEGIINSMTPAERRKPDIIKASRKRRIAAGAGVSVQEVNRMLKQFEEMQKMMKQFSKGGMMKMMRGMKGLLPGM, encoded by the coding sequence ATGCTCGACAACCTGACCAATCGCCTTTCCGGCGTGATCAAGACCCTCAAGGGTCACGCACGGCTCACCGAGTCGAATATCTCCGATGCCATGCGCGAAGTGCGCATGGCCCTGCTGGAAGCCGACGTCGCGCTGCCGGTGGTCAAGACCTTCGTCGCCCACGTCAAGGAACGGGCGATGGGGCAGGACGTCATGGGCAGCCTGACGCCGGGCCAGGCCGTGGTCGGCGTCGTCAACGAGGAACTGGTCAAGCTGATGGGCGAGACCAATGACGCGCTGAACCTGGCTGCCGTGCCGCCGGCCATCGTGCTGATGGCCGGCCTGCAGGGCGCCGGCAAGACCACCACTACCGGCAAGCTGGCCAAGCTGCTGAAGGAAAAGCAGAAGAAAAAAGTCCTGCTGGTGTCCGCCGACGTGTATCGCCCGGCGGCCATCGAACAGCTGAAGCTGTTGTCCGAACAGGTCGGCGTCGAATGGTTCCCGTCCGACCCGTCGCAGAAGCCGGTCGATATCGCCGTGGCGGCGGTCGATCACGCGAAGCGCCACTTCTTTGACGTGCTGATCGTCGATACCGCCGGTCGCCTCGCCATCGACGAGGCGATGATGGCCGAAATCAAGGCGGTGCACGCTGCCGTCAACCCGGTCGAGACGCTGTTCGTGGTCGATGCGATGCAGGGTCAGGATGCGGTCAACACCGCCCAGGCCTTCAACGACACGCTGCCGCTGACCGGCGTGGTGCTGACCAAACTCGACGGCGACTCGCGCGGTGGCGCGGCGCTGTCGGTCCGCCATGTGACCGGCAAGCCGATCAAGTTCATCGGTGTCGGCGAAAAACTCGACGGGCTGGAACCGTTCCACCCCGACCGGATGGCCAGCCGCATTCTCGGCATGGGCGACGTACTGTCGCTGATCGAGGATGTGCAGAAGGGCATCGACGAGCAGGATGCCGCCGCCATCGCCAGGAAGATGAAGTCCGGCAAGGGCTTCGACCTCGAGGACTTCAAGTCGCAGATCCTGACCATGCGCAAGATGGGCGGCATGTCCAGCCTGATGGAGAAAATGCCGGGCCAGATCGGCCAGATGGCCAAGGGGATGGAAGGCGCGCAGGCCGAGAAGTCGGTCAACCGCATCGAGGGCATCATCAACTCGATGACGCCGGCCGAACGGCGCAAGCCCGACATCATCAAGGCCAGCCGCAAGCGCCGCATCGCGGCCGGCGCCGGGGTCAGCGTGCAGGAGGTCAACCGCATGCTGAAGCAGTTCGAGGAAATGCAGAAAATGATGAAGCAGTTCTCGAAGGGCGGCATGATGAAGATGATGCGCGGCATGAAGGGCTTGTTGCCGGGCATGTAA
- a CDS encoding ATP-grasp domain-containing protein, with protein MFDTLILTESRYLHPDESDWYTSQVHLEDGLVMEALQRQGLNVARRDWADPDQDWGQTRSVLFRTTWDYFDRYATFSPWLDHVESCTRLLNESALIRWNIDKHYLGDLARAGINVVPTVYVEPGDSRSLTEVVAGLDWDELILKPAVSGAARHTYRFHADRAGEHEAAFGELIRHESMMLQPFQRGVLEQGELSLMVIDGKVTHAIRKTPKAGDFRVQDDHGGSVHPHQPSAEECAFAEAAVRAVPFDVLYARVDTIRDNAGRLAIMELEMIEPELFFRFAPAAADALAAGLVRRLG; from the coding sequence ATGTTCGATACCCTGATTCTGACCGAATCCCGCTATCTGCACCCCGACGAATCCGACTGGTATACGTCGCAGGTCCATCTCGAGGATGGGCTGGTCATGGAGGCCCTGCAGCGCCAGGGCCTGAACGTGGCGCGCCGCGACTGGGCCGACCCTGACCAGGACTGGGGCCAGACCCGTTCCGTGCTGTTCCGTACCACCTGGGACTATTTCGACCGCTATGCGACATTCTCGCCGTGGCTTGACCATGTCGAATCGTGTACGCGGCTGCTGAACGAGTCGGCACTGATCCGCTGGAATATCGACAAGCACTACCTTGGCGACCTGGCGCGCGCCGGCATCAATGTGGTGCCGACCGTCTACGTCGAGCCGGGCGACAGCCGGAGCCTGACCGAAGTGGTGGCCGGACTGGACTGGGACGAACTGATCCTCAAGCCGGCGGTGTCGGGTGCGGCCCGCCACACCTACCGTTTTCATGCCGATCGTGCCGGCGAGCATGAAGCGGCGTTCGGCGAGCTGATCCGGCACGAATCGATGATGCTGCAACCGTTCCAGCGCGGTGTGCTGGAGCAGGGCGAGCTGTCGCTGATGGTGATCGACGGCAAAGTGACCCACGCCATCCGCAAGACGCCGAAGGCAGGTGATTTCCGCGTCCAGGACGACCACGGCGGCAGCGTGCATCCGCACCAGCCGAGCGCCGAGGAGTGCGCCTTTGCCGAGGCCGCCGTGCGCGCCGTGCCGTTCGACGTCCTGTATGCGCGGGTCGATACCATCCGCGACAACGCCGGCCGGCTGGCCATCATGGAGCTCGAGATGATCGAGCCCGAACTGTTCTTCCGTTTTGCGCCGGCCGCCGCCGACGCGCTGGCCGCCGGACTGGTCCGGCGTCTGGGCTGA
- the purB gene encoding adenylosuccinate lyase, whose translation MNLNALTALSPIDGRYAAACEPLRGIFSEFGLMKSRVKVELEWLKTLAAEPLIGEIAPFSDATIEEINTLIDSFSVEHAEAVKAIEARTNHDVKAIEYWLKERLSGNPEVMAASEFIHFACTSEDINNLSHALMLKSARDLVLVPVLDEIITRLTELAHQLAAQPMMSRTHGQPATPTTMGKEIANVVYRLQRQREMLSRQEMLAKINGAVGNFNAHLTAYPEVAWEGLAKRFVEGLGLTYNPYTIQIEPHDYMAELFQTMVRVNTILIDLDRDMWGYISLGYFKQKVIAGEVGSSTMPHKVNPIDFENSEGNFGLANALLSHLAEKLPVSRWQRDLTDSTVLRNMGVAFGYTQLGFKALLRGLNKLESNPALLEADLDANWALLAEPIQTVMRRYGIENPYEQLKELTRGKDGISRETLAAFIETLAIPADEKTRLLALSPATYLGKAEELAKRI comes from the coding sequence ATGAATCTCAATGCATTGACCGCCCTGTCCCCGATCGACGGCCGCTACGCCGCCGCCTGCGAACCGCTCCGGGGCATCTTCAGCGAATTCGGCCTGATGAAATCCCGGGTGAAAGTGGAACTGGAGTGGCTCAAGACGCTGGCCGCCGAGCCGCTGATCGGCGAAATCGCCCCGTTCTCCGATGCCACCATCGAAGAGATCAACACCCTGATCGACAGCTTCTCGGTCGAACATGCGGAAGCGGTCAAGGCGATCGAGGCACGCACCAACCATGACGTGAAAGCCATCGAGTACTGGCTGAAGGAACGCCTGTCCGGCAATCCGGAAGTGATGGCTGCCAGCGAATTCATCCACTTTGCCTGCACGTCGGAAGACATCAACAACCTCAGCCATGCGCTGATGCTGAAGAGCGCACGCGATCTGGTGCTGGTACCGGTGCTGGATGAAATCATCACCCGCCTGACCGAACTGGCCCACCAGCTGGCCGCCCAGCCGATGATGAGCCGCACCCATGGCCAGCCGGCCACGCCGACCACCATGGGCAAGGAAATCGCCAACGTCGTCTACCGGCTGCAACGCCAGCGCGAGATGCTGTCCCGCCAGGAAATGCTGGCCAAGATCAACGGTGCCGTCGGCAACTTCAATGCCCACCTGACCGCTTACCCGGAAGTGGCCTGGGAAGGTCTGGCCAAGCGCTTCGTCGAAGGCCTGGGCCTGACCTACAACCCGTACACGATCCAGATCGAGCCGCATGACTACATGGCCGAGCTGTTCCAGACCATGGTGCGCGTCAACACCATCCTGATCGACCTCGACCGCGACATGTGGGGGTATATCTCGCTGGGTTACTTCAAGCAGAAAGTCATTGCCGGCGAAGTCGGCAGCTCGACCATGCCGCACAAGGTCAACCCGATCGATTTCGAGAACTCGGAAGGCAACTTCGGGCTGGCCAACGCGCTGCTGTCGCACCTGGCCGAAAAGCTGCCGGTCAGCCGCTGGCAGCGTGACCTGACCGACTCCACCGTGCTGCGCAATATGGGCGTGGCGTTCGGCTATACCCAGCTCGGTTTCAAGGCGCTGCTGCGCGGCCTGAACAAGCTGGAAAGCAATCCGGCGCTGCTCGAAGCCGACCTCGACGCGAACTGGGCGCTGCTGGCCGAGCCGATCCAGACCGTGATGCGTCGCTACGGCATCGAGAATCCGTACGAGCAACTGAAGGAACTGACTCGTGGCAAGGACGGCATCAGCCGCGAGACGCTGGCGGCCTTTATCGAGACGCTGGCAATCCCGGCCGACGAGAAGACCCGCCTGCTGGCGCTGAGTCCGGCGACCTACCTCGGCAAGGCGGAAGAACTGGCCAAGCGGATCTGA
- a CDS encoding NAD(P)-dependent oxidoreductase, whose translation MRVGYIGLGIMGRPCVRNLLKAGFEVSVWARRPASIGDLAVTACATPAELAGRVDVLVTNVSDTPDVESVLFGENGVLSGARPGLIVIDMSTIAPLGARRIAAGCAGQGVTFLDSPVSGGEVGAVNGTLSFMVGGEQAAFDKAQPVYQAMGKNIVRIGDSGAGSVAKACNQIVVALNVQAVAEAFKLADACQVDKARVREALLGGFASSRVLDIHGQRMIDDNYVPGFKAKLHQKDMGIVGETARALDTALPATTQVTALIDALVANGDGELDSSAIARLISAA comes from the coding sequence GTGAGAGTGGGTTATATCGGTTTGGGCATCATGGGGCGTCCGTGTGTACGGAATCTGCTCAAGGCGGGCTTCGAGGTGTCGGTCTGGGCGCGCCGCCCGGCCAGCATCGGCGATCTGGCGGTCACCGCCTGCGCGACACCGGCCGAGCTGGCCGGACGCGTCGACGTGCTGGTGACCAATGTGTCGGACACCCCCGACGTCGAGTCGGTGCTGTTCGGGGAAAACGGCGTGCTGTCGGGCGCACGGCCGGGGTTGATCGTGATCGACATGTCGACCATCGCCCCGCTGGGCGCACGACGCATCGCTGCCGGCTGCGCCGGGCAGGGCGTGACTTTCCTCGATTCGCCGGTCTCGGGCGGCGAGGTCGGTGCCGTCAACGGCACGCTGTCGTTCATGGTCGGTGGCGAGCAGGCGGCATTCGACAAGGCGCAGCCGGTGTATCAGGCGATGGGCAAGAACATTGTCCGCATCGGCGACTCCGGTGCCGGCAGCGTGGCCAAGGCCTGCAACCAGATCGTGGTGGCGCTGAATGTGCAGGCGGTTGCCGAGGCATTCAAGCTGGCCGATGCGTGCCAGGTCGACAAGGCTCGCGTGCGCGAGGCGCTGCTGGGCGGCTTTGCCTCCAGCCGGGTACTGGATATCCATGGCCAGCGCATGATCGACGACAACTACGTGCCGGGCTTCAAGGCCAAACTGCACCAGAAGGACATGGGGATTGTCGGTGAGACCGCCCGCGCGCTGGACACGGCCCTGCCGGCCACCACGCAGGTGACGGCGCTGATCGACGCGCTGGTGGCGAACGGCGACGGTGAGCTTGATTCGTCGGCGATCGCGCGGCTGATTTCTGCGGCCTAA